The genomic DNA GAAGAGAAGAATAGATGGATGGGCAAGCGAAGATCGCCAAGGAGCTGGTCCTTAAAAAAGGTTACAAAATCGACGGGAGGGGAGGAAGGATAGTCATCTGGCCCTGGAAGACGAAGCTTGTAGGCCTCAGAAAGTTCCAGACTCGATCAAATTGCCCTAAGATCAGTATTATCCATATCGGAGCGAAAATACGCATACCAAGGCACCTCCCTCTCACCGGTCATTGCAAGATCGAAAGGAGtagggaaggaagaagaaagaatacTTATGAAGGATAAAGTAAATGCACAAAGCAGGAGGCGAGCATGcgaaagaaaggagaagaaggaaaccTAAAGGAAGTTAAAGCGAACAACGACGGAcaacctttagggtttttaaacgaAAACCCTTAGGAAGCATCGAAAAGCAAGCCAGAGAACTGAAACGACATATCACACGTCAGCCGTCAGATCGAGAAACGGAAGTTTTTTGGGGTCACGTGCAAAAAACATGCATCATACATTATGGCGAGTTAAGTTAGTGGGGCATGTGTCATCTCCCGAggaaaggacatttatgatggaagtgACAGGAAAATCATGGAGGGGGATATGCGAACAGGAATGCCTTACCTTGTGAAGATCATCCTCAGAGACTAAAAATTCCATGCGGTTGCCTCGGGAAACAAAGAAGAAGGTGGCAGGAAGTGTCGCTCCAAATTCGACGCCTTTACGCCTCCTGGAAATCAAAGTAAGGTTTAAATTTGACTAACGTCTTATGAATTACACCTTGTGATTGCAGGAGTATTAAGCTAAGTCCTCAAGTGCGATCCCTGCAAGTCATAGAGGTTGCTCATCTGAATCACTACCTGGACATACCTCTAGATCCACGTCTGGTCAGGTCTCCCGATCAAGTCATTGTCGTCAGGCCTCTAGATCCAAGTCTGGTCAGGTCTCCTGATCAAGTCATTGTAGTCAGACCCACAGATCCACgtttggtcaggtctccagatttATGCCTAGACATACCTCTAAATCCATTCCTGGCCAGGTTTCCAGATCAAAGTCTAGACAGACCTCCAGATCCACatctggtcaggtctccagattcaTGCCTAGACAGACATCTAGATTCATTCTTGGTTAAGTCCAGGTCAAGACCTGGACAGACCTCCCGATCCATTCCTGGTCAGGTTTCCAGATCAAGTCCTGGACAGACCTCCTGATCCATTCTTGATCAGATCTTCAGATCAAGCCCTAAGCAGGTCCCCTGATCACTTCCCAGTCAACCTCTCGGttaggattccagactctcgtcccaatgcgagttataagtgagcatgctctcacgacaaccgacctctcggtcgggattctagactcttgcctcaacgcgagttataagtgagcatgctctcacgaccaatgacctctcggtcgggattccaaactctcgccccaacgcgagttataagtgagcatgctctcacacctccagactctcgcctccgcgtgagttataagtgagcatgctctcacgaccaacgacctcttggtcgggattccagactctcgccctagcgcgagttataagtgagcatgctctcacgcctccagactctcgcctgagcgcgagttataagtgagcatgctctcatgaccagcgacctctcggtcgggattccagactctcgcctcagcgcgagttataagtgagcatgctctcacgcatccagactcttgcctccgcgtgagttataagtgagcatgctctcacacctccagactctcgcctcagcgcgagctataagtgagcatgctctcacgaccaacgaccttttggtcgggattccagactctcgcccagcgtgagttataagtgagcatgctctcacgcctccagactctcgccttagcgcaagttataagtgagcgtgctctcacaaccaacgacctctctatcgggattccaaactctcgcctcaacgcgagttataagtgagcatgctctcacgaccaatgacctctcggtcgggattccagactttcaccccagcgtgagttataagtgagcatgctctcatgaccaacgacctctcggtcgggattccagactgtCGTCcgagcgcgagttataagtgggcatgctctcacgtctccaaactctcgcctccgcgcgagttataagtgaccatGCTCtaacgcctccagactctcgccttcgcgcaagttataagtaagcatggtCTCGCAATCAATgacctctcgatcgggattccagactctcaccccagcgcgagttataagtgagcatgctctcacacctccaaactctcgcctcaatgcgagttataagtgagcatgctctcatgaccaacgacctctcagtcaggATTCTAGTCTCttaccccagtgtgagttataagtgagcatgctctcacgcctccaggctcttgccccagcgcgagtcataagtgagcttactctcaccACCAATGATCCCTTGGGTAGGATGTCAAACTCTCGCCCTTGCATCACACTATCGCGCTTAATAACTCATGGGTCCTCCTTTTGCACCCTTATGTCCCGGGCGAGTTATCaacaaacaaagaagtaccagggaagaaagcaaagaagagaTAAAGACGGAAGCCCGATTAAATTTGCATTTATTTAAGGAAGTACAGGGGACACCCCTCAAACTCTCATTTCCACATTAGAGATATCTAAGTAATCAGGATGCAATTTCAGGGCTAGTAGCCGGTGGACAGCTTGAGCCAGGGTATTCCGCTCGGCCTACCTACTCCAAGTAAGATCGCGCCTGAGTCAGCTCTGCCCTGACGGACTGAATTAGGCGACGTTGCTGAGCAATGATTTCATCTTTGAGTCGGttttcttcttgaagaagggATAGGGAAGCAGCATGTTTTTCTCTTAGATAAATCAAGAATTGAGCCTGGCTCTTCAGATCCGCATAAGCTTTCTGCTTCAACGCTACTTCAACTCGAGTCCGAGACTTGGCGGCTAATCAGAGTTTCTCAATATCTTGGCGGAGGGACGATTGAAGATCTCTGTTTTGCATCATCTCGACTAACGCAGTATCCTTGTCGACGAGTAGTTGAGTCATATGTGCTAGTTGTTGGCGTAAAGATGACACCTCATCAGAATTAAGGGTGGATTCCATGGTCAGAAGAAGTCAGCAAGAAAGGTACAATGATACTAGGGACTCAGCCCTTTTAAAGCGGAAGGTGAGAAGAGTCGGCTTCAAGGCGTTTATGAGGCTCTTCTCCCAAGGTTGATTGGGTAATTAATCAGGTTGCGTGTCCGAGAAGCTGGGAAAAGATGCAACATTTAAGAATCCCTtaatcatataaaaagggaggaccTCTCCTTTTcgcaggtacgctctctcgcacattcacacttgtcttctactttctttctgcttcgtacactgttcttctggggaaaagtacctaacttgagcgtcggagggcttactccggggactttttccttggttcTGGCCTCTAACACCCGTGTGTCtgtttgagtgtgcgcagagtcCAAGTACCGCCGGCTCAAGTATCATCGCCTGTCAGTACCACGTGGGAGTCCACTTTCGGAAGCGCATTCGAAAGAGGTATCTTAGTCGTCCCTCCGTAAACACTAATAACAATTCATCCGATCTTCATCGGACTGAGATTCTGGACAACATCAATTAAGATTGTGGATACTGAGATTTGAAGAACAACAACGCATCTGATAGTTTCAGGGATGAGGCAGTCTGGGAAGTTTCTCTTTACAATATTGTGAAGTTGGTGACGAAAAGGCTATCTTATTGGAGGACTTGGTCTCAATGCAACATGCCACGTATTAAACACTAAGAAGCCAGGAAATTTTGTGTTCAGAACATCTGACTCAATCTCAGCATCAGCATTCCAGTCCTTCAGAGATTTGTGTTCCCTAACTAAACAACCCGACTAAGACatctaattataaaattattggaATTTTGATATATAACCTTCAAGACACTTAATTAGACATTGAAGAAGTTCTTCTGATAAACCAAAACACCCGTGTAACATTACTAAATACCTTGTTGTTCTTGATCTTTCAATTGTTCCTAATATTAGTTGGAAGTCAAAACATATTTCTGTCAACGGAGTACAAGTTGTCATGATAGGTACCTTTAAACTCCAGTTAGTTGACTGTATCCTTAGACAGAGACATTAAAATTTGCCTAGGCGATGACCTTAATTAATCCATGGTCGTACTCTAAACCAATATTGATTCCTGCTCAGGACCGATAATTTCCTGTCTGACTACCTCTGATTGGCAACACCTAAGTGGTGACTTCATTGCCGGTGTTGGACAAAGAATATGATTATCTGAACACCCTGAGACATGACAACTAAGAGATTAAAAGACAATGCTGAATTGATCTGCTACCTAAACGACAACTAAACATTTCCTAATCGCAACCACTTTTCTCTTATGTGTGCATGTCCTGGCCAAATTGAGTGATCATCATGCACTCCCTTAATTTCTTCCTCCCAGCTTCCTCAACCTAACAGATGCCGACCTGATCTTCCACCCACTATTAAAGCCTCGGCAAGAGTTACCTCAGCACCATCGATCGTTCATTCTTGTCCTAGGAAAGAAACGGAATGGCTAGAAAGGTAGCCTTCGCCTCTCTCTTCTTCAAGAAAAGATCAGACACCAAACCAGTCTCTTCTCCTCCTACTTCTACTTGGCTTTGGCCTTCTTGTAAGCACCCAACGACAGATTCATTCAGGAAGGAAGACAAACAGTGCGATGGCAATGAAGCCTTGTATGAGTTGGATTCGAGTGAGCCATGCTTCTCGGGCTCATCTGAAGCAGAGTGCACGAGCTTCTCGTCGGAGTCGGAGACATCCTCAGCAGCGGAGGCTGCTGTCCTGGCAGTCGCTCACGGAAAGGGATCCGACCGTTTGTTCTTCGAGGCAGGCAGGGCGAGTTCATTAGCGGAAGAGGCAGCCGAAATTGAGAAGCTTCAACAATTTAAGGGAAACTTTGCGACGGAATTGGATTCCGAGGATCCGTACTTGGATTTTAGGCTGTCCATGGAAGAGGTGGTGATGGCGAATGGAGAAATGAAGGCGCAGTGGTTAGAAGAGATGCTGTGCTGGTATTTGAAGATGAACGCGAAGATTTACCATGGGATCATAGTCGAAGCTTTCCTGGATTTACTTCTGACTCTCGCTTCTTCCTTGGACTTAGAGATCGATGGATAAGGAGACTACTCTATTTTGTATTATTCTGTTTCTAGAATGAATTATATACACATTTGTTAAAAACTTGTTATTGTACTGATATTTACGTGTTTCATACTGGACTCATTTCGCCGGAAACTTAAAATTGAACAGGATTGGCACTGTGAACAAGCCGAGGCCCATGTGAAATCTTTTCATCCTTCGCCTCCTACTTCTCCCTAGTCCCCTCGAATTGGTCTAATGCCTAGCGTATGAAGTGTTATCATCATGAGATCTGAAGTTCGAATTTcgacaaagtcgagataaatgtcttccttatgtgctagttactattccaaaggctagtagccgcccgtgatttacctcttccgtgttggcccTAAGACGGGTTGGCAGGGATGCTGGGGGCGAGCATATTCACCTTTTGTCACCACGAAGACAATATTATTGTCCAAGTAGATGATCATTCAGACAACGAAATATTTGTCAGATTCTTACTAATGCGAGGTAACTAGAGAAGGCCACGTGGCTGGAGATGTCCAAGGGgcagtcaaaagtcaaagatGTACTCCCGACTCTGACTCCCTAACTCCCCGACTTAGATATAATTAGGTCGAGATCCGTATGACTGTGATATCAACTTCCTCCGTACGAGGAAGATATATTGTATCGGTCATATCATTTTCAAGGTCCAAACTCTCCGACTAAGACATAATCGGGTTGAGATTCGTGTGTCTACGATATCAGGGGACAGATCTCCTGGTCCACATTTTTGTGGATTAGGGGATGGACTATATGGAATTGTGGTTGGATCATGACGACGATCCAGCCATAATTGATTATGATCCCTCATTGGATTCACCGTTCCCCTTGGGTTATAGTATAATGACCTCGCAGGGTCACTGGCTTCGCTTGCCCGCCCTCGCTCATGCTCACCCGCCCTCACTCATGCTTGCCCACCCTCACTCATTCTCTCTCCTCAGCATCCTCGCTCGCGCTCATCCTCATAGGCCATCGACCTTGCTTGCCCGCTTGCCCTCTCTCATGTTCGCCCTCGCTCGCGCTCGCCTGCACAGGTCGCCAACCCTGCACCTTTGCAAGACTGGCAGTCGCTCGCTCACGCTCACTCTCAAGAGGTCCGCCGACCCCATGAGCGACCTCTGAGGTTGCTCGCCCCCGAGGGGCCGCCATCCCCGCGAGCGACCTCCAAGGACGCTCACCCTTGGAGGCCACCGAGCATAGAAGTGACATCTTAGGTTGCTCGTCCTAGCTCTATGGGCCATCGACCCCTCCAGCAATCTCCGTGGTTGCTCATGCTCACTGGGTCATCTCCTCCCTAGCCATGACAGGAAAAAGACATTGAGTGTAGTCGTCTATCGTCATCTTGTATTGTCAATAGCGATGATGAGAAATATACGTGTTATGGCAGAAGGGAATTGCTTTACGTTCGATTTGGGTGGAagcaaaaaataatgaaaaaattaTCCATGAAAGAATTTATAAATCTATCAATCTATTTggtaaataaaagaaaagaaaagaatttttcatgtttttcaaagtaaataaaagaaagaaatataATCTTTCTTTGTCTACGAAGTAAACATAGGAAAGTTTTTCATGATGAAAAATTTTCCATAGTTTTTATTTccttccttctaagtaaacaaagCATGAGTTACAGAATTAATAGATGACACAACAAACGAATGCACTTTCAATTTCTTAGAGAAGGAAAAAACAATGAAGTAGGTTATATATATCGATGATAAATTTCCTTGATGAAAATCATCTATGAACTAAAGGGTATGTTGCATTTGCATGAAACATTTGATCCAAAAGCATACTAAATTATGTGTGTTTAATTTGGGACAGTCAAATTCAACTGATGGAAATGGATGGAAAATTGATCGGGGCATCTAGTCAGCCTTGTTTATAATTAACATTCAATAGTATCGCTCACATAGTTTATCAGTAAATGACACCAATTAAATGAGCACAAATGTGACAAGCAATTAGATTAGAGAAATGAAATCAGATGTTGTGGGCATCAAACCCAGATTCAAGACTTGCAACTTGATATTGTTGTATTGTAGTCTACACATTAAATCACAAATCAAAAACAGCGCATGACGTTCAATAATTAGCAAAACTCGAATATCCAAATTCAAAATAAGATAACGCATAGGGAGAAGGCGAAAGCTATGAGATTCACTGACTTGGTATCGTAGAAACCACCTCGCCCATTTGAAGCCGatctaaaacaaacaaaaaaaaaaaaatcaatcccgGGGGAAAAGGAAACGATGAAGCGGGAAGGTAGACGACAAAAACTCATAGATAATGGTGGTTTTTCGAGATTGTCAAGGCTGAGGAATTCACATTGTCAAGGCTGAGGAAGAGAATTCGAGCCTTGTGGCTGCCGAAGAGGATGGAGAGCATCCGGGTGAAGAAGATGCCCATGGCTTGATTCGGAGGACGCGATCTCAAACCCCAGGAGCACAGATCAGTTGGTTAACATGAGAAATCAGAATCAACAAAGTGAAATAGCAAGAGAGCGCAACCTTGGAAGGTGAAGGGTGAAATGTgtcgagaaaaaaaaaattgtacgtttggttcaaattatcatgtataagtttgattatatgattatcaaataattacataatcaaggttatagggaataaaacataacattTAGTTCAATCTAGATAATACAACAAAAATTTGattgtttgaagattttaataaataatttagtttaatattttactatattatccttatttacaaaaccaactatatattattattattattattatttaaactctatattttttatttttcacttttcctttattttcatgtgttttttctattttttaaattttttttatgtttttaaatttttttatgtttttaaatttttccctatttttctattttttaattgtttatatattttaatttttttaatgttttttattatttttacgttttttatattttttatgttttttttattttttctcttttttattattttaaatttttttttctattttaaatttgtttacttttttattttttaaaaagttttttattttattttattttatttacattttcctttttatcacatttttctcttattcgaaGGTATTTTTGGatcaaaaaaaatttgttaactctggaatcaagaaaaatctcagttTTTCGAGATTTTCCGATTCCGAGTTACAtgtcccttttgctgacgtgtcgggcatgaaacattactcggAAATCATCGATTATCTAAATCAAACATAAGTAAACATGATTTTCGTTGATaatcttggatggataaccaataTTATCAAGGATAATTCCGAACTAAACGCATTAGAGTTAGTAAAATGGGGATAAGAAAAAGTATGTGAACCGGCTTAAACTTTTTACTTCgatacttaaaaattaaaattttattttatattttattacttcattcaataaatattataaaataaatattatttcaaattaaaaatacaGTTCATTTTTTTAACTAGTCTAAaatgatatttattaattttataatcaaaattGATTATTATATATTACTTTGTAAATAATCATCTTCGAAGTAATATGTGGCGAACTTTATGACCAATTTTTATATAGTAGTATAATATCAACTTCCTTCGCACAAGAAATATATATCATATTACTCGTGTCATTTTCAGGGTTCAAAATCCCCAACTTAGAAATAATAGGGTTGAGATTCATGTGGTTGCGATATCAACTTCCTCTACATGagaaacatatatcatatcattcATGTTCTTTTCATGGCACAAACTTCCTAACTCAGACATAGTCAGGTCAAGATCCATGTGGCTACGATATCAACTTTCTCCTCATAAGGAACATATATTATATTGCTCGTGTCCTTTTCAGGACCCAAATTCCCCGACTTGGATATAGTCGGGGTCGAGATCTGTGTAGTTGTGATATTTAACTTCCTCCACATGAGTAACATATATTGAATCGCCTGTGTCCTTTTTGTTAGAGCAATctacctaggttttgatatttgggtaaagatttaagttaggtttattgttgtatttgatatgcattgtgagtatgcaggatacaggtacaataaggaaagtccaagtgtaatttTGGCAAaggcactacaagaaattttacaTTTGGTGGCGCTGAAACACGTCGCCAAATGTAAACAAAATGTGTCACTGAACATTTGGCTACGCCAAAACGCGTCGCCAAGACGCGTCGCAAATTGCTCGTATGCAAATATCGATTTGCTATTTGGCGATGCGTTAAGGAACACGTCGCTAAAGGTGTAGGCATTTGGCGATGTTTCCCGTACGCGTCGCCAAAGGGTATTAACCATTTGGCGACGTTACCTTGCGTCGCGAAATATATTTCtcgattcaattttttaaaattattataatcatTTGGTGATGCAAAAATATGTCGCCAAAGATATTAGACATTTTGTGACGCACTTCAAACGTcacaatttgtttatttatttatttattttaatttttatgatactATGAAAGCGTCGCCAAATTGAGGAataaatatgaatatgaaataAATACTTACAAACAATGAAATTTAATAGACGTGCGATTTAATATTCACaagtcaaatatttttcaaaaagttaaacaaCTAGTAAAACAATATCCAAAACATAATTAGTCAAACACCAATTAAAAAATGTCTCAAAATGAAAGACTACATAGGCGTTGCTGAATGCCAATGATATAATGGAGGAAATCATATGGAAGAGCTTGTCGACGGAGGTTGAAAAGAGAAACCAGGAATGACATGTTGAAGTTGTTGCAATAATGCATCAAATCTTTGTTGCTGCTCACCTATCGTCTTTTGCTACTCAcatatagtttgtttttgttcaTCGATCATTTGTTGCATAGGCGTAATTTTTTCACCATCATCATTATACTTTGAGCTGATGTTTGTGGCCCTAGGACCACCTGCTATAGATAGTTTAGGTAATGGACCTAAACCCTTGATGTAACGAGACCGTGAGCCTAAGACTTGCATCATGATATCAACATCTTTAGGATGGCGCACATTATCGATAGTAGAGACAGAAACTTCACTTTCTAGCTGAGTCGACCGAATTTGCACCATTTCAgcctaaaaagaaaataaaattagtaTGAAAATTAACTAGATATAATGTGAATGTCAACTAAGGCAATATAAAACTAATGAATACCTAAAAATTATACAAAGACATTTAAACCAAGGTTAAGATATTTGATACAGCAAATAATTAGAATGACACCTCAAAAACCGAGTCActcaagaaatgctaatgaataGCACAACCTACCAAAGTTAACACCCAACactaaaaaagaaaaatcaaataaagaGCAAAACATATGAATACTGACTTTCTAGGTGAGTAAGATATAGT from Zingiber officinale cultivar Zhangliang chromosome 4A, Zo_v1.1, whole genome shotgun sequence includes the following:
- the LOC121972225 gene encoding transcription repressor OFP13-like; its protein translation is MARKVAFASLFFKKRSDTKPVSSPPTSTWLWPSCKHPTTDSFRKEDKQCDGNEALYELDSSEPCFSGSSEAECTSFSSESETSSAAEAAVLAVAHGKGSDRLFFEAGRASSLAEEAAEIEKLQQFKGNFATELDSEDPYLDFRLSMEEVVMANGEMKAQWLEEMLCWYLKMNAKIYHGIIVEAFLDLLLTLASSLDLEIDG